A window of Rhododendron vialii isolate Sample 1 chromosome 11a, ASM3025357v1 genomic DNA:
CCACTGCGAAGTCATAGGTCTCATATTTCACAAAATGATAGCTTACTATTACAAGGTCTAGGCAGGGATATAATTGTATCGATaatttgggaaatgattttctcCTTGTTAATATGCAgattaaaattttcaacatcATTTGGGAGACATTCGTCGTTCTGCTATCTGGATGAAACCTACCAAAAATCTTGGCAGGAACAAGCTCCATTTTCAAAATGATGGTACCGCACTCGGTCTCTCACAATTATCTTCCGGTTGTAGATCTTTGAAATGAGCTTGGTTGCATTGTGACAGTCATCGCAAACTCTAAGGTTCTTCACAATGCGGATAGTTGTATCTGGTGTTGTTTTAAGAAGCCCAAAAGCAATAGCAAGCTTCTCACTGTGATACCTTAATGCAGTTTGCTTTTCCTCCTCATCAATGTCGAACAAAACTTCTGATGTTTTTGGCAAATACCCTTCCAAATTCAACTTTCTAATGACTACTTCCAACAAAGAGTAGATATCCTGCATtcacatttcaaaattttgcttAGGTATAGATAAAGAAACACCATTTGGAAACGTTGCAAAAGAGACAAGGAAATTTTAACTTCAAGAGACATTTAGAACCATGAACTCAACCTTATCTGAGTGCTTAAAAGCCTCAATGCATGTATGTTTCAAACAAACATAGAATTTTCGAGTGATTCTCTGTACCTTTGAAAGTTACACCAATAAACTGGAATGCGAAATGTTACTATGAAACTCAAGTGTTGTCAAATAAACTTACTTATAATTTTAGAGTGATTCCTGTTGTCTATCTATCAAAATGGTGAACTTTCTGATTGCACTAGTGTTCAATTTCAGTCTATTAAGAAATAGAAAAATTTCAGCTATGTCAATGGAAAGTTTGATCCTTGCCTGCATTTGAGGGTGCGACCCATCTCCCATTTTGAATTCATGAACAGTTCCATCAACATCAATCAAGCTTTTTCCAGTATTTGTTTTCACCCCTCTTTCCTTCattaattttctcaaattttcaacgTCTTTCCACCTCCCTGCCTTGGCATAGATGTTCGATAACAAGGCATACCGGCCACTGTTCCGTGGCTCCAATTCAAGTAATATCTTCCCTACTCTCTCACCCAACTCGACATTTCCATGTTTCCCACAAGCACCCAAAAGCGCTCCCCAAACAGCTGCATTGGGTTCTATTGGCATGGAATTTATTACATCCTCTGATTCCTTCAAGAGCCCTACTCTTCCGAGCAGATCAACCACACAACCATAGTGCTCTACTTTAGGCTCAACTCCATAATCTTGCTTCATAGAATGGAGAAAATCTAACCCTTTATCAACCAATCCACCATGAGCACAAGCATTTAGAATAGCCGCAAAGGTGATGTCGTCTGGCTTCATCTTCTCCCTTTGCATCTGGAAGAAAACCTGAATCGCATCCTCTGCGCGACCATTCACAGCAAGCCCTCCAATCATGGCATTCCAAGTAAAAACTTCTTTCTGCTTCATGTTGTCAAAAAACTCCCGTGCCAAGTCTATAAGCCCACATTGAGCATACATATTAATCAAGGAAGTCCCCAATATAGCACCCTGTGGAACTGATTCACTTTCAATGTACCTATGTATCCACCTGCCTTGATCAATAGCCCCCAAATTAGCACAGGCTGCTAGAACACTAGACAGTACAAATTTACTAGGCTTAAGTTTCTCCCTTTGCATTTCCTTGAAAATTGCCAAGGACTCCTTGTAATAGCCTCCTCTGTTATACCCATCAATCATTGCACTCCAAGATAAATCATTCTTTTCCGGCATTCGGTTAAAACTCTCCACTGCCTCCACAATCATCCCACAGCTAGCGAAGCCACTGACCATGGCATTCCAAGTCCCAATGTTCTTTTCTTTCATATCCTCAAACACCTTTTTAGCTTCTTCAACATTCCCACACTTGAAGTACCCATCAATCATCACGTTCCAACACACAACATCTGGTTCAGGACCTCCAACAAGCACGTTCCGGGCATCCAAAACTCGCCCGAACGATACATACATATGAACGCCAGCACTTCTTACATGCCTACCTCCACTTAGCCCATACTTCACCACATGGGCATGGACTTGCACCCCTTCTTCAACCGCGCCCAAAACAGCGCAAGCCTTTAACAATAGAGGATAAGTGTACTTATTAGGCTTAGACCTTGAACCCACCATTTTAGTACTATAAAAAGATAAGGCATTCAATGGCTGGTTGTTATCAAGAAACCCTCTGACCAAAGAATTCCATACAAAGACATTCGGGTTTCGGACCTGGTCGAAAACCCGTACCGAAAAGTCTAGGGTTTCGAAATCAGGATTCGCGTAGGAATTTGCCAAGGACCCAGATACGTAGTGGTCCTGGAAATGGTCGGTTCTTAGTATCAAGGCATGGGTTTGCTTGAGATGTTGAAGGGAAGTGGTGCATTTGGTGTTCAACAGGCGCAGGAGTTTCTTTTGGGAGTAGGTTGGGGTTTCTGGTGGTGGGTGGTTTTTCGGTGTGAGGTGGTGATAAGGTTGTTCtgcggtgatggtggtggtggtcgttgTGTTCATCTCGTCTCAGTCATTGACTGAATTATTCGGCTTAGACAAATAAAGGAAGAGAAAAACGAAAAACTTTATTACCGAGCTTTCCGTAAATAAATGTTTACGGAGctaaatctggaccgttcaataCTGAAATCATGCAGCTCCGCAAACGATTTATTCACAGCTTCTTTATGAATAAGCCAACCTCACAAAGGAATACTATCACATGCTGTAAGTTCAAATGGAAAAATATCCTACTGCTTGGAAGCTTTATGAACTCTTCtggtgaataatttttttttttaaatttgaaccgttcagtGTCTAAACGGACAACTAAGAACGTGTAACTCCTAAAACGATTTATCCACGGCTCTTCCATGAATAAGCCAATCTCATAAAGGAATACTATCACATGCTGAAAGTTCAAATGGAtaagaaatggaaaatataTCCTACTGCTCGGATGCAatgcttcctcctcctctcacaCAGCTGGTGCGTCTCGCTAAGTCACATTATGTGTGTGCGAGCGCGGATATGGGTGCACGAGCAGGAGAGTGAAAACGTCTTTCTAAACCCTTTGAAACAATTAAAATTCGCGATTGCGAGGATTGAGTGCGGGAGCGAAAgccattttgaaggattatgttgTTAACtcaccaaaatttaaaaaatgttgaccaacattttttaattttggtgaGTTAGTAATATAATCCTTCGAAATGATTTTCGCTTCCAAACTCAAATCTCGCTCTGCACTCACAGTCACGAATTTTAGTTGTTTCGAAGGTTGAGCCCGATGACATCTCTCGGGCCCATTACCTACCTAGACGGGCACTGATGACTTCTACGCCTTCCACAGCTGGAGGAGAAATACACTACATTGTAGCCCTTTTGTGTTGTATATATTGTTGTTATATTCCTTGTAAACTGTTCatctcatatatatatgtaaaaatttAATTTGTGAACAAGCTATATTTTCATCTATTGTTATGGGAGTTCCAAATAATATTGGAGTTCATCCATTATTTGTTTTCcacttttccttttctctccGACCGAATTCCAAGGGAAAacaattttgaagcaaaatctGAAGCTCTTGCAATTTTTTgataattggatgaaaaattaACGATACCAATGAGTACACTTTGCCTCATCTCTTTTGGTTCTGTTCACAAGGATAGAATCCAAATTTCACAAATTGGGTTGGTCCCAAATGCAGGAGAAGAAAAACACACTCCCATTCTGTCAAATAATCTCTCGcacattcaaaattttcaaaaaggcTCGAATCCGAATAGATGAAGCGCAGATTAATCAACAGCTTATACGTTGTTGTCCGGTCATTACAAGTTTTAGAACCCAAGTCAGGTCAGCCACCAGATCATCGGTCATTAGATTTCTGTATGTAGtgcataaaaatgaaaaggatCTGTTCAAACGAACACGGAACTGTATAGTGATGGTCAAAATGAAAAGGGACCGAAACCACAGTTAGAAAACCACAGTTAGAAAAAAGGTAGTATCCGGGGAGCTGATGGGAAAATTTGCAGATCCGCAGGGGATTATTATCAAAAGACATGGAACAGTTCAACAAAGGTTCATTCCAGAGATGGAACTCAAGACAATGTGGAAATGAACTGGAGAAGTCAAGAAAGTTgaattatatttcttgatttCTCATCTGAATATCTCAAGTCGCAAACCCATTCTTGAGAAGAttcttggcagcggtgccgagcacccctgcttggcagcatcttcCAATCCCATCTTCATGAGCCACATCAgcaaatcttttttgttttgaatccaGAAACAGATAAAGGAGGTTTTAAAACTCGTAATGAAATGGCGATTATACGACAATAGTTTGATGTTGCAATGTCGTGCATTGAAACGGAGAGAATCTCGATCGGAATCCAGTTAAACCATAGAAActccccaaaaaagaaaaagaaaaaacaagacgTACAACGTACATAAAGGAGAGTATGTTGACACATGCAAAAACAGTCAACATTACCATAAGCACAAAACCTCCCCCGGAGACATGCAGATCTTTCGTGTATACGCATTTAGACTATAGCAACTACACAAACAGGAACTATACAAAAAGGAGACAACGATACCATATGCGACATACCTCCCAAAAGGGGCACCATCCACGGCGCCATATGTTTCAGAAACAAAACCAGCTACCGATCCTTTTAAATGGGTATATCAAGTGACCCACAGTAACTGTCCCAGTTAATCTGGAATAAGGTGTCTTCAGTTGGTTGCCCGTTGACCCCGTTCTTCATAAGTCGACTGGCTAATTCAGCTGCAGATTCATTTGGTTGCCCGTTCTTCATCAGTCGACTGGCTAATTCAGCTGCGGATTCATCTGGGATAAAGAAGTTTCCAGGAGCAAGTTGCACATTCACATGGTAGTCACCATCTGTCTTCCCGGGCATGTTCTTCCGCTCCTTGTAGGCATTCATTTCCCTATTGAATCTTTCCTTGTCCTTCATACTCTCTTCAACATATGGCTGTAAACATAGAAAGGATGAAATTTGCCCAATTATTCTGAATAAATGGGTGTCTGGGAGTAGACTTGGTAATGACATAATTTTATATCTGATCCACAAAGTGGCTGTACCGGGGCTTGAGCCCTTAAACCTAGAGGTTAGtaggttgatttttttttatcaaatgtGATAACTGAACTAATGGTCATACCTAGAGAATATACGGAATGAAATGTAAGGAGAGAGCTCACATATTTTGGGACAGGGCCCTGTTATCAACACTCGGTGTTTCTAAGGTTGTGTTCGGATCTTAGATCTGCGGAGAAATTTGCagagggaaaagagagagaatcagcTACACAAATCGGTTCCCCCTTCTTTTCCATTCACAAATCCCTTCATGAATCCGAgatccaaacagagcctaaaacCTATGTCACATGGCCTCGGGTACACGTGTTGGAGGTGGGCAGGACCAGGTGTCCAAGTGTCAGATCCATTCATTTTCCATCTCAACGACAATGGTAAAAGACAAAATATTCCTATAACGGGaatatttcttttactttccAGGTAATCTAGCGTTTACAAAGTGACTTGAGGCATTTGATGCAAAATATC
This region includes:
- the LOC131307476 gene encoding pentatricopeptide repeat-containing protein At5g66520-like encodes the protein MNTTTTTTITAEQPYHHLTPKNHPPPETPTYSQKKLLRLLNTKCTTSLQHLKQTHALILRTDHFQDHYVSGSLANSYANPDFETLDFSVRVFDQVRNPNVFVWNSLVRGFLDNNQPLNALSFYSTKMVGSRSKPNKYTYPLLLKACAVLGAVEEGVQVHAHVVKYGLSGGRHVRSAGVHMYVSFGRVLDARNVLVGGPEPDVVCWNVMIDGYFKCGNVEEAKKVFEDMKEKNIGTWNAMVSGFASCGMIVEAVESFNRMPEKNDLSWSAMIDGYNRGGYYKESLAIFKEMQREKLKPSKFVLSSVLAACANLGAIDQGRWIHRYIESESVPQGAILGTSLINMYAQCGLIDLAREFFDNMKQKEVFTWNAMIGGLAVNGRAEDAIQVFFQMQREKMKPDDITFAAILNACAHGGLVDKGLDFLHSMKQDYGVEPKVEHYGCVVDLLGRVGLLKESEDVINSMPIEPNAAVWGALLGACGKHGNVELGERVGKILLELEPRNSGRYALLSNIYAKAGRWKDVENLRKLMKERGVKTNTGKSLIDVDGTVHEFKMGDGSHPQMQDIYSLLEVVIRKLNLEGYLPKTSEVLFDIDEEEKQTALRYHSEKLAIAFGLLKTTPDTTIRIVKNLRVCDDCHNATKLISKIYNRKIIVRDRVRYHHFENGACSCQDFW